A genomic stretch from Enterobacter dykesii includes:
- the atpB gene encoding F0F1 ATP synthase subunit A yields MASENMTPQDYIGHHLNNLQLDLRTFSLVDPHNPPATFWTINIDSMFFSVVLGLLFLAMFRGVAKRATSGVPGKFQTFIEMIIGFVHGSVKDMYHGKSKLIAPLALTVFVWVFLMNLMDLLPIDLLPFIGEHIFGLPALRVVPSADVNITLSMALGVFILILFYSIKMKGVSGFVKELTLQPFNHWAFIPVNLILEGVSLLSKPVSLGLRLFGNMYAGELIFILIAGLLPWWSQWILNVPWAIFHILIITLQAFIFMVLTIVYLSMASEEH; encoded by the coding sequence ATGGCTTCAGAAAATATGACGCCGCAGGATTACATAGGTCACCATCTGAATAACCTTCAGCTGGACCTGCGTACATTCTCGCTGGTGGATCCACATAACCCCCCGGCCACCTTCTGGACGATCAACATCGATTCCATGTTCTTCTCGGTGGTTTTGGGTCTTCTGTTCCTGGCCATGTTCCGCGGTGTTGCTAAACGAGCGACCAGCGGTGTACCAGGGAAATTCCAGACCTTCATCGAAATGATCATCGGCTTCGTCCATGGCAGCGTCAAAGACATGTACCATGGTAAGAGCAAGCTGATTGCTCCGCTGGCCCTGACCGTGTTCGTTTGGGTCTTCCTGATGAACCTGATGGACCTGCTGCCAATCGATCTGCTGCCGTTCATCGGTGAGCACATCTTCGGCCTGCCAGCGCTGCGTGTTGTACCGTCTGCGGACGTGAACATCACCCTGTCGATGGCGCTGGGCGTATTTATCCTGATTCTTTTCTACAGCATCAAAATGAAAGGCGTAAGCGGCTTTGTGAAAGAGCTTACCTTGCAGCCGTTCAACCACTGGGCGTTTATTCCGGTCAACCTGATCCTGGAAGGCGTTAGCCTGCTGTCCAAACCTGTTTCACTGGGTCTGCGACTGTTCGGCAACATGTATGCGGGTGAGCTGATTTTCATTCTGATCGCGGGTCTTCTGCCGTGGTGGTCACAGTGGATTCTGAATGTGCCATGGGCCATTTTCCACATCCTGATCATTACGCTGCAAGCCTTTATCTTCATGGTTCTGACGATCGTCTATCTGTCGATGGCGTCTGAAGAGCACTGA
- the atpA gene encoding F0F1 ATP synthase subunit alpha, producing MQLNSTEISELIKQRIAQFSVVSEAHNEGTIVSVSDGVIRIHGLADCMQGEMISLPGNRYAIALNLERDSVGAVVMGPYADLAEGMKVKCTGRILEVPVGRGLLGRVVNTLGAPIDGKGPVEHDGFSPIEVIAPGVIDRQSVDQPVQTGYKSVDAMIPIGRGQRELIIGDRQTGKTAMAIDAIINQRDSGIKCVYVAIGQKASTISNVVRKLEEHGALSNTIVVVATASESAALQYLAPYAGCAMGEYFRDRGEDALIVYDDLSKQAVAYRQVSLLLRRPPGREAFPGDVFYLHSRLLERASRVNAEYVENFTKGEVKGKTGSLTALPIIETQAGDVSAFVPTNVISITDGQIFLETNLFNSGIRPAVNPGISVSRVGGAAQTKIIKKLSGGIRTALAQYRELAAFSQFASDLDEATRKQLSHGQKVTELLKQKQYAPMSVAQQGLVLFAAERGYLEDVELAKIGSFEAALLAYVDRDHAPLMQEINQTGGYNDEIEGKLKAILDSFKATQSW from the coding sequence ATGCAACTGAATTCCACCGAAATCAGCGAACTGATCAAGCAGCGCATTGCTCAGTTCAGTGTTGTGAGTGAAGCTCACAACGAAGGTACTATTGTTTCTGTAAGTGACGGTGTTATCCGCATCCACGGCCTGGCCGATTGTATGCAGGGTGAGATGATTTCCCTGCCGGGTAACCGTTACGCTATCGCACTGAACCTGGAGCGCGACTCCGTAGGTGCAGTTGTGATGGGTCCATACGCTGACCTCGCCGAAGGCATGAAGGTTAAGTGTACTGGCCGTATTCTGGAAGTGCCGGTTGGCCGTGGCCTGCTGGGTCGCGTTGTTAACACCCTGGGTGCGCCAATCGACGGTAAAGGTCCGGTTGAGCACGATGGCTTCTCTCCAATCGAAGTTATCGCACCGGGCGTTATCGACCGTCAGTCCGTAGATCAGCCTGTTCAGACAGGTTATAAGTCCGTTGATGCCATGATCCCTATCGGTCGTGGTCAGCGTGAACTGATCATCGGTGACCGTCAGACCGGTAAAACCGCGATGGCTATTGACGCCATCATCAACCAGCGTGACTCCGGCATCAAATGTGTGTACGTGGCCATCGGCCAGAAAGCGTCCACCATTTCCAACGTGGTTCGTAAACTGGAAGAGCACGGCGCACTGTCTAACACCATCGTTGTGGTAGCAACTGCGTCTGAATCCGCTGCACTGCAATACCTGGCGCCATATGCCGGTTGCGCAATGGGCGAATACTTCCGTGACCGCGGTGAAGATGCACTGATCGTATACGATGACCTGTCTAAACAGGCTGTTGCTTATCGTCAGGTTTCCCTGCTGCTCCGTCGTCCACCTGGACGTGAAGCGTTCCCTGGCGACGTATTCTACCTCCACTCTCGTCTGCTGGAGCGTGCTTCCCGCGTTAACGCGGAATACGTCGAGAACTTCACCAAAGGTGAAGTGAAGGGTAAAACGGGCTCTCTGACCGCTCTGCCGATCATTGAAACCCAGGCGGGTGACGTTTCTGCGTTCGTTCCGACCAACGTAATCTCCATTACCGATGGTCAGATCTTCCTGGAAACCAACCTGTTTAACTCCGGTATTCGTCCGGCGGTTAACCCGGGTATCTCCGTATCCCGTGTTGGTGGTGCTGCTCAGACCAAGATCATCAAGAAACTGTCCGGTGGTATCCGTACCGCGCTGGCACAGTATCGTGAACTGGCTGCGTTCTCTCAGTTCGCATCCGATCTGGACGAAGCAACCCGTAAACAGCTGAGCCACGGTCAGAAAGTGACCGAGCTGCTGAAGCAGAAACAGTACGCACCAATGTCTGTTGCTCAGCAGGGCCTGGTACTGTTCGCGGCTGAACGCGGTTACCTCGAAGATGTGGAACTGGCGAAAATCGGTAGCTTCGAAGCCGCTCTGCTGGCTTACGTCGACCGTGATCACGCTCCGCTGATGCAAGAGATCAACCAGACCGGTGGCTATAACGACGAAATCGAAGGCAAGCTGAAAGCTATCCTCGATTCCTTCAAAGCAACCCAATCCTGGTAA
- the atpH gene encoding F0F1 ATP synthase subunit delta has protein sequence MSEFVTVARPYAKAAFDFAVEHQNVDRWQDMLAFAAEVTKNEQMAELLSGALAPETLAASFIAVCGEQLDANGQNLIKVMAENGRLRVLPDVLEQFEHLRALSEATAEVEVTSATELSNEQLAKITAAMEKRLSRKVKLNCKIDKSVMAGVIIRSGDMVIDGSVRGRLERLADVLQS, from the coding sequence ATGTCTGAATTTGTTACGGTAGCTCGCCCCTACGCCAAAGCAGCTTTTGACTTTGCTGTCGAACACCAAAATGTCGATCGCTGGCAGGATATGCTGGCGTTTGCCGCTGAGGTGACGAAAAACGAACAAATGGCTGAGTTGCTTTCCGGTGCGTTAGCACCTGAAACTCTCGCCGCGTCGTTTATCGCCGTGTGCGGAGAGCAACTGGATGCCAACGGCCAGAACCTGATTAAGGTGATGGCAGAAAATGGTCGTCTCCGTGTGCTCCCGGATGTTCTCGAGCAGTTTGAGCACTTACGTGCCCTTAGTGAAGCAACCGCTGAAGTCGAAGTGACTTCTGCGACTGAACTGAGTAATGAACAGCTTGCGAAAATCACCGCCGCGATGGAAAAACGTCTGTCACGCAAAGTTAAGCTGAATTGCAAAATCGATAAGTCTGTAATGGCAGGCGTAATCATCCGTTCGGGTGATATGGTCATTGATGGCAGCGTACGCGGCCGTCTTGAACGCCTTGCAGACGTCTTGCAGTCTTAA
- the atpF gene encoding F0F1 ATP synthase subunit B, translating into MNMNATILGQAIAFILFVWFCMKYVWPPLMAAIEKRQKEIADGLASAERAKKDLDLAQANATDQLKKAKAEAQVIIEQANKRRSQILDEAKAEAEQERTKIVTQAQAEIDAERKRAREELRKQVAILAVAGAEKIIERSVDEAANSDIVDKLVAEL; encoded by the coding sequence GTGAACATGAACGCAACAATCCTCGGCCAGGCCATCGCGTTTATTCTCTTTGTCTGGTTCTGCATGAAGTATGTATGGCCGCCTTTAATGGCTGCCATCGAAAAACGTCAGAAAGAAATTGCTGACGGTCTGGCTTCCGCAGAACGCGCTAAGAAAGATTTGGACCTTGCACAGGCCAACGCGACAGACCAGCTGAAAAAAGCGAAAGCTGAAGCTCAGGTAATCATTGAACAGGCTAACAAACGCCGTTCTCAGATCCTGGACGAAGCCAAAGCTGAAGCAGAACAGGAACGTACTAAGATCGTGACACAGGCTCAGGCAGAAATTGATGCTGAGCGTAAACGTGCTCGTGAAGAACTGCGTAAGCAGGTTGCGATTCTGGCTGTTGCTGGCGCCGAGAAGATCATCGAACGTTCCGTGGATGAAGCTGCTAACAGCGACATCGTGGACAAACTTGTCGCTGAACTGTAA
- the atpE gene encoding F0F1 ATP synthase subunit C — MENLNMDLLYMAAAVMMGLAAIGAAIGIGILGGKFLEGAARQPDLIPLLRTQFFIVMGLVDAIPMIAVGLGLYVMFAVA, encoded by the coding sequence ATGGAAAACCTGAATATGGATCTGCTGTACATGGCTGCCGCTGTGATGATGGGTCTGGCGGCTATCGGTGCTGCGATCGGTATCGGCATCCTCGGGGGCAAATTCCTGGAAGGCGCAGCGCGTCAACCTGATCTGATTCCTCTGCTGCGTACTCAGTTCTTTATCGTTATGGGTCTGGTGGATGCTATCCCAATGATCGCTGTAGGTCTGGGTCTGTACGTGATGTTTGCTGTCGCGTAG